The sequence AGCAAGGCGAAAAAATCGCCGGCCGCCACCTCTAGATCAATGCCCTTCAGCGCCTCCGCGCCGTTCTTGTAGACCTTGCGGAGTTTACGGAGGGAAAGTGCGTTCATCGTGGCTGTTTTCGTCAACTTATTTTGTGAAAATAGCGGCCCAACTCAGCCCTGGGGGCGCCACCCAAACCCCGGATTGTAACAAATCGCCCGCCGCCATGGGCTTTTGCGACCCCTTATCCCCAGCCATGACCTTTGCCTTCCCAACCCCGCCCACGCGGGTCGCCGCCGTGGACCTCGGCTCCAACAGCTTCCACATGATCGTGGCCGAGCTACGGGGGGGCGAGCTGGTCGTGGTCGACCGGATCCGGGAGATGGTACGGCTGGGCGCCGGCCTCACCCCGCAAGGGCAGCTGAGCGCGGAGATCCAGCAGCGGGCGCTGGCCTGCCTGCAGCGCTTCGGGGAACGGCTGCGCGACCTGCCCGCCGGCACGGTGCGGGCGGTGGGCACCAACGCCCTGCGGGCGGCCCGCAACGCCGGCCCGTTCCTGACTCAGGCGGAAGCGGCCCTCGGCCATCCCATCGAGATCATTTCCGGGATCGAAGAGGCCCGCCTGATCTACCAAGGCGTGGCCCAGAGCCTCGCGACCGACGGCCGGCGCCGCCTGGTGATGGACATCGGTGGAGGGAGCACCGAATACATCATCGGGATCGATAAAACCCCGCTCCAGAAGGAAAGCCTGCACATGGGCTGTGTATCCATGAGCCTGGCCCATTTCCCCGATGGCAAGATCACCCCCAAACGCTTCAAGCGGGCCGTGATCGCCGCCCAGCGGGAGCTGGAGCCTATCGAACGGCAGTTCAGCCCGGCCCACTGGGACGAGGCGGTGGGCGCTTCCGGCACCCTGCGGGCGATCCGCAAGATCCTGACGGGCCGCGGCTGGAGCGCCGACGGCATCGATGCGGTGGGCCTCGAGCGCTTGATCGAGCAATTGCTAAGCGCCGGGCGAATCGATCCAGGGCAATTCGCCGATCTCAATCCGGACCGCTACTTGAGCTTCCCCGGCGGGGTGGCGATCCTGTCCGCCAGTTTTAAGAGCCTGGGGCTACAGCGCCTCAAGGTAGCCGAGGGTGCGCTGCGGGAGGGGTTACTGCAGGATCTGCTCGGCCGCATCCAGCACGACGACATCCGCACCCGCACCGTGGCCGCCTTGGCGGACCGCTTTCACGTGGACTTGGCCCACGCCGCCCGGATCCGGGAAACCCTGCGCCGGTTCCTGAACCAGCTGCCGGCGGTGGGGTCGGTAACCCGCGAGCGCGCCGGCCAATGGCTGGATTGGGCAGCGACCCTCCACGAAATCGGCCTGGACATCGCCCACAGCGGTTATCACAAGCACGGCGCCTACATCGTCGAGAACGCCGACCTACCCGGTTTCTCCTGCCAGGACCAGCGCTTGCTGGCGATGCTGGTGCGCGCCCAGCGTCGCAAGTTCCCCCATAAGCTGTTCAAGGAGCTGCCGCCGCCCTGGGACCGGGCCGCGCCCTATCTGGCCCTGTTGCTACGGCTGGCGATCCTGCTCCACCGCAGCCGCCAGGACTGCGCCTTGCCGGAAATCCGGATCGCCCTCGGCGAGGCACGGGTCGAGCTCCGCTTCCCAGACCGCTGGCTGGAGGAACATCCCCTGACCGCCGCCGACCTGGAACAGGAGGCCGCCTATCTGGGATCGGCCGGGTTCGAGTTGACCTTTTCCTAACCCCGCCGCCATCAGAAATCGTGCCGGAGGATATCCAGCGCCCGCCGGCAAATTTCCCGCCCGTAGTCGGTCCAAAGCCCCTGCCCCCAGTAGCGGTAGCAGCTGGTCTGGGCCGTCATGAGGTGGAACAGGGCGTTCCGGTAGCGCGGGTCGTCGCTGGGGACGCCCGGCTCCAGCACCTTCTCGAAGAAGGCTGAACTCGCCTCTTCCATGGGGCCTAAGACGTTTTCGTAGCCCCGCACCCAGGAGATGTCGTTGGTCCAGCTCCCACCTTCCATGTGGAAGCGATGGTTTTCCTTACGCAGTTCCTCGATGGTCCGGTGCAGCTTTTCGGGCCCCGCACCCGGTTCCAGCCGATCCCAAATCATTTTTTGGAAGAGCGGTTGCACCGGAGGTAAATCGTTTTCCGTAATCCCCAGATCGAACAGAAACTCGAGATATTCCGTGACGTTCATCAGCGGGGTTTCCGTACCGCTGGCCTCCCGCACCACCTCGAAGTATTTGGGCGGGAATTCGTTCATCATCACCCCGCCGTTTTCGCCGTCGGCGATCTGGGTGACCAGGGGCGGCACGGACCGGCCGGCCAGCTCCCAGCGCGACAATCCCTTGGCCTCGTAGTAGGGCTGCATTTGCGCCACCAGCTTGGTATCGCTGCCCTGGGTCTTGATGATGGCGATGATGCTGACGCTTTCTCCATGGGAGTTGGTACATACCAGCCGATGGGGCAGGTGTTTGCGCTCCGGGCCGTGGCCGTTGTCCGGGCGCTCCACCGTATGCTCCTGCACCAGCACCCAGGTATAGCCGCAGTCGCGCAAAGTCTTGACGAACTCGTAGGCCACGTCGGGGTGATTGGGCAAGGCCATCTCCGAGGGCGAAAAACCGCGTACCCGGCTCAACGCTTCAAATCCGAACAGCGCGGCGAAGTGCTGCTGCCAGGCCTTCACGTGCAGGCGGTAGTCCTGGGCCGGGGTGGAAGGTGCCACCGCATGGCCCCAAGGCGCCCCGAGCCACTCCACGCAGCGGCGATACTCGGGGTGGCAGGTGATGGTCCTGAGGTTGTCGAATACGTCGTTGAGCCCCATCTTGCGCAGTCCATGGAATAAGGTGCCCGAGTACTCCAGCATCACCCGGGGCTCTTTACCCTCGTGGACCAGCTGCGGCACGAACTCGCCCATGCGCTTGTAGCACCAATGGAATACCGGAGCGTTGTGGTTATCGCCGATGCCCTGGTGTTCCATCATGTACTGGAGATTGCTGATCAGGCCCGCGGTGGCAAGGTCGTCTCCGCCGGCCGGGATCAATGGCTGATGCATGTGTAGCGCGATGGCGCAGGCGCTCTTGATGCGGTCGAAGGGAATCGGACTGGACGGCTTGAAGACGGCTCCGGGCCGATCCCGGATCGCCGCTTCGATGGCAGCCTCGGCACCGCAAACATTCGGAAGACCATCGACATATTCGGGCAAGTGTTCCATGGCAGGCGCTCCGCT is a genomic window of Candidatus Methylocalor cossyra containing:
- a CDS encoding Ppx/GppA phosphatase family protein, whose protein sequence is MTFAFPTPPTRVAAVDLGSNSFHMIVAELRGGELVVVDRIREMVRLGAGLTPQGQLSAEIQQRALACLQRFGERLRDLPAGTVRAVGTNALRAARNAGPFLTQAEAALGHPIEIISGIEEARLIYQGVAQSLATDGRRRLVMDIGGGSTEYIIGIDKTPLQKESLHMGCVSMSLAHFPDGKITPKRFKRAVIAAQRELEPIERQFSPAHWDEAVGASGTLRAIRKILTGRGWSADGIDAVGLERLIEQLLSAGRIDPGQFADLNPDRYLSFPGGVAILSASFKSLGLQRLKVAEGALREGLLQDLLGRIQHDDIRTRTVAALADRFHVDLAHAARIRETLRRFLNQLPAVGSVTRERAGQWLDWAATLHEIGLDIAHSGYHKHGAYIVENADLPGFSCQDQRLLAMLVRAQRRKFPHKLFKELPPPWDRAAPYLALLLRLAILLHRSRQDCALPEIRIALGEARVELRFPDRWLEEHPLTAADLEQEAAYLGSAGFELTFS
- a CDS encoding glycosyl hydrolase family 57 translates to MEHLPEYVDGLPNVCGAEAAIEAAIRDRPGAVFKPSSPIPFDRIKSACAIALHMHQPLIPAGGDDLATAGLISNLQYMMEHQGIGDNHNAPVFHWCYKRMGEFVPQLVHEGKEPRVMLEYSGTLFHGLRKMGLNDVFDNLRTITCHPEYRRCVEWLGAPWGHAVAPSTPAQDYRLHVKAWQQHFAALFGFEALSRVRGFSPSEMALPNHPDVAYEFVKTLRDCGYTWVLVQEHTVERPDNGHGPERKHLPHRLVCTNSHGESVSIIAIIKTQGSDTKLVAQMQPYYEAKGLSRWELAGRSVPPLVTQIADGENGGVMMNEFPPKYFEVVREASGTETPLMNVTEYLEFLFDLGITENDLPPVQPLFQKMIWDRLEPGAGPEKLHRTIEELRKENHRFHMEGGSWTNDISWVRGYENVLGPMEEASSAFFEKVLEPGVPSDDPRYRNALFHLMTAQTSCYRYWGQGLWTDYGREICRRALDILRHDF